GGCCGTGACTTTCTCTCCGCTCTCGAGTCGTACTCCCGTTGTCACGCCGTTATCGGTGAGCACCTTCTCGACACGCGTTCTGTACCTGAGCTCGCCTCCCAGTGAGAGGAAACGCTTCTCGACGGCCTTGGAAAACTCGTAAGACCCTCCTGGATAACGTCCGTACATCTTTCGATCGGAACCGGCCATGACCGCCAGATGAAGAGTGAGTGGGATGTTTTTCCAGCCGTACTGAATAACCGGAAAAAACTTTCTGAGAATTGGGCTGGAGAATCTTTCAGCGAATTTATCCACACTCTCTCTAGAATACCTGCCACTTTTCACGAGTGTGGGAATATTTTTCAGCCAGTCGCCGAATTTCCAGAAACCAACTTCCATAAGTTCGATCCTGGAAAGAAGTTTTATGGCCTTTATGTACTCTTCGATGGTATCCGAGTCCTCAGGGGCAAGGCTCTTCATCTCTTCTTCTAGCCTATCTGTATCGTAATATACTGTGAACGTCCTTCCCGATTCATCGATCACCTTAACCAGCTCTTCCGGAAAGAAGGCCTCTTCAGGCGTCGCTCCCAGATCACTCCACATTTTGTATAGAGCGCTTTCCGGCTTCAAGCCTGCAAAATGACGGATACAGCCGTCAAAAGTAAAACCGCCACGATTCCAGGAAGTACATAATCCACCGGCCCTTTCGCCGCTTTCAAATATCGTTGTCTGAAAACCGTTCATTCTAGCATAACATCCGGCGGCCAGGCCGCCTATTCCTGCACCAATAACGATTATTTTCGACATTTCAATCCCCCATGGTCTTGCGATTCTTAAGACCCGGCGCGTCAATGCTGCTGGTGTACGTAAACTCCGTTACGGCCCTTGCTTTTGGCCCTGTACATGGCTACATCGGCAAGCTGATTCAACTCTCTGGCGCTCATACCCTCCCGCCACTGTGCGACGCCGATACTCAAAGTAATTTCCGGATCGCAATCTTTTTTCGTTGCCGATAGATCGCTTCGAAATCTATCTACTATCCTCTCACCGATAAGCCTGGCCCTTTCAAGATCTGTCTCCGGCAGTATTATAGCAAACTCATCTCCACCCACGCGAGAACAGATATCGGTATTTCTCGTATAGAGCTTGATCTTTCTGGCCACCATCTTGAGGGTTTCGTCACCCACGTCGTGACCGAACTCGTCATTGATTTCTTTGAATGAATCTACGTCTATTATCATCAACGAGAGAGGTCTTCCATAAAAGCGTTGCTTTCTGATCAATGAGCTCAATCTGACATCGTGATACCTCTTGTTGTGAAGACCGGTGAGGTAGTCGATGTTGAGGGCAGTTGATCTATCGATGGCCAGCCTGCTTAAGATGTAAGTCCCTAGCAGTAAGATCAGAAGAAATGGGAAGATTATTAGCCGTCTGATTTTGCTTAACAAATTCTCTATATAATCGAAGGAGAAATCCACTCCAACAACTCCGACCACTTCGCCCATCGATCGATTCACAATCGGCGCGTACCCGGTCACGAATTTCCCCCAGAATTCCCAGTTTACGATATCCGTAGCCCCCGTTATACCCTCTTTGAAGACCCTCAGCTCCAGCTCGCCCATGTTATCTGCCGTTCCAATTGGAGAGAAGAGTTCGCTACTAGGATCTTCACCGTCTATTAAGTAAGCAATTTTCAAATCTGATAGCTTCTTTTCGGCGAAAACGAAGGTCGCACCGGTTTTTTTCTTCAATTCCCGGAATAGAGTTTGCATTCTGTTGTAGTAATCGGTATCGTATTCCTGTCGATCATAATCTTCGACTTTCGCTAGCGCGATGAAAGGTTCAATATCCTGCTCTATAAATTTAGCGGCGGTGAAGGCCACATTCACGGCATTGTTTCCCAGTTCGTTAACAATGAGATTGCGGATGCTGTCGTAAAGAAAGTAACCGGATAAAGACAAAAAGATCGATATTAAAAAGAAGAAAAAAAACCACGTTTGAAACAGCCTAATTTTAAAGTTTTTGGCACACAGGTTCACCATTGTTTTTTCTTTCTCGTCAGGCGTTCTTGTTGAAGCACCCATCGCTTAATCATCTCCCGCAAGTTTTGGGTTTGTTACTTAAAACATACATATCGATCACATCGCAATAAATATACTACCGATAGGCTCAGGTGTCTATGAATACATTTACTAAACTTAAGATACTTCAAAATTAATGAATCAAATGTATCAATCATATTTATGATCCTAAGAATAAAATATAGCAACATCACCACCAAACTCAATTTGCGTATTTCAAGCCGGAGGAACGGGGGGAACTTAAAACCAATATCCAGTTAGGAGCTGTGGGGGTGAACACGCGTTGTGCATTGTGAGTAAAAGAATCGAGATGCCGGATCGGAGTCCGGCATGACGGAAAGGAAGAGCCTGTCTTAAGGAGCCTACCCTAAAATGCTCCTATTCAGGGCTCAAATTCAGGACTCTTATACGGGATCCCGCTATTCCACTCTTCCCGGTGGGCGTTTCTCTGTTAATTCAAAATGTATTGTTTGAGACTTGAGTTTTTTCAACGATTTATAGTATCATTACTTATTAACTCGCGAGGGAGTTGTCTGGCGAATTGCTTATACGAGTATCTTTAAGACCAATTTCACCTAAATCCTCCTTATAGTTAGTGATCAATGCAGTGGTACCTCCAAGATTCTATTTTCCTGTTTTTTATCTAATTCCCTCGCGTTTCTTCTCTTTCTTCTCGTTTTGATCCAAACGATACTGTCTCTGGTGTGGTTGTCAATATTCACAGTCAAGAGCAGGTTCACAATAAATCATACGGAAAGGATAGTATATCTCTTAAAACTACTGGCGGAGAAGGCTCATCTGGGAGAGGAGAGAATGATGGAAGTCCTTTTCACCTCGAAGATTCACGACCCAGGAAAGATGGCGACACCGATTTCCATTCTTGAGAAGCCCGGTAAGCTTTCCAGTGAGGAGCAATACATAATGCAGAAACATGTCTTCGACTATTTTCTCATTGTAGGAGGCTGGGAAGCTCTCGAGAAGCACAGGCTGCTCGAATGGGGTGTCGATCATCACGAGAGATTCGACGGAAGTGGTCACCCTTGGGAAAAGAGATAGGCTCGGAATAGAATCCAGAATCATAATGCTTGCAGATGTCTTCATAGCCTTGATCGAAGTTAGGCCTTACAGAAAAGGCATGTCTTTAAGAGAAGCTCTAGATGTTATAGCCAGACAGGTCGCCCAGGGCATTCTGGATGACTTTGTGTTTGCGATGCTCAAGAATCTTATCGATGAAGGTCTTGACTTCTCAAAGGTCGAGAAAACGAAAAATCCCTTCTTCGAGAGAGCTCCTATACCCTATGATAAACCAAGTATTTAGCGATTCATTTGACTAACTCATCTGCATCGCTTTCCAACTTTACCCAGGTATCTCCGCTAGCTCCTCTATCACTCAATACCTCTTCAAGCTCTGGAAGCGCCTTGAATAGCTCGGACACTATCTTCTGGTCCAGCGGCATCTCCGTCATCATCTCGGCCGCTTCTGCAAAGGTATAGGCATCCCGGTAAGGTCTATCTGCTGTGAGGGCTTCAAAGACATCTGCGACTGCGAGAATCCTCACTTCAAAGGGGATCTCCTTGCCCTTCAGCCCCCGAGGATATCCGGACCCGTCTTCCCGTTCATGGTGCATGTATGCGTAAGGTACATATTTGCCGAGATATTTGAACTGTTCAAGCAGATTCTTCCCGCGCTCAGGGTGGTTTAACATCACTTCCCATTCGATTTCGTTCAAAGGACCACGCTTTCTTAGAATACTTGTCGAGATTCCCATCTTTCCTATATCGTGAAGCTTGGCACCGTTGACAAGCTCGACAAGCTTCTTCTTCTTGAGTTTAAGTCTCTTTCCAAGGATCTCCGCTATCTTTGCCACGTTCTTTGAATGGTAGGTTGTGTAAGGATCCTGTAGCTCCCACATATAGACTGTAGTCTGCAGACCCTGGGTCTGATGATACCTGGAAAAGGCGATCGCAAGAACTTCCATCATCAGGAGAACTCCAATCAACCCGGAGATAAAGGCGTGAAACACCAGCCAGTTGTACAGGTCGTAACCCTTTATATCGACATGAAGACCATACGCAAACAATTCGTCCCCTTTATTTGAAAAGCTTATTCTATCGGCCATGGAAAGGCTTTCAAGAATTCGATGTTTGTCTATTGAAACCATTACAACAAACCCTTCGGCGGTATTGTTTGCCAGGCTGTCCCTCACGTTCATATAGGCATAAAGCTCTTCATTTGCCACGAACAACTCATAGTCCTCAGCGATCGAGAATTCTTTCGGTCTCTCAATTACATCTATGGATCTCACAGGAGAAATATCGTTGAGTATTTCTTCAAACATGCTGTCAATGAACTCCATGTTCTCAGTTTCAAACGCATTGAACATAGCATTCCACTGAAAATAACCGATGGACAGAGTCGTTAGAAGAGCGTCAACGGCTTTCTGGTAGATTTCCGAGTAAACCCTTTGGGTGTATGCAACTGTTTCGGACTGGAAAACATGAAACGGCAAGAACATGAGCGAGAACATAATGAGAAAGACAACGAAGACCAACTTGGGTCCGGCGAACCTCAGTTCCGAAAATCCTTTCACAAGAAATTCCCCCTATTTTCCACATCCCCGGATCATTTTTGTTTAATTCTATTGATTAGATCAATAAAATTATAATAATTACTATATCATGCGGATATTCAATTCTGATGTTTCCTGTAAGATTTATGTTTTCATTTGGAATGTAAAAAGTGGACTGTCAAGGAAAAGAAGATTTTTACATCGCTTTCCTGTTGGAGGGTAGATAATGCGATACATGGTAAAGCTGCACCATTTTTTACGGTACCCAATAAACAAATCGGCAACAATTGAGGTAATCCGGAAAAGTATCGTTGAACACAAACTTCGAGAAAGCAAGAAAAAAACGTTAGAAATAGTGCCGTTACTCTGGACAAGAGATCATCTCTGTCACCCTTTTTAGGAGTTTCCACACTGAACACCTCTTTTATTTCCCGGAAGAGCCTCTTTCTCGGTCCTCAATAACAACTCACACCCTTTACCCGTACCCACCATTGTTCTCAGCAGAAGCTTTTCAGTGCATACAAAAGGCGTGATATTATCTTTTATATCAAAAGATGCAACCGAGGCACTGGTTCGAACGAAGCTTGAAGGGAAGTGAAGGAATGGAAATGCAACAGGACAGGTTCTACAGGCTGTCGGATAACCCCAAGAATATTCATATTTTGCGCAAAATCGTCGATGCAGCCAGAGAAGACGAGAGAATCGTCTCGGTTGTTTCTTACGGTTCATACACGCGAGAGGACTTCGACAGGTTTTCCGACATAGAGTTTTACTTTTTCATAAGAGACGACTCGGCGTCCGATTTCGATGACGAGCTATGGTTGAGGGAGGTCGCTCCTGTGGAGTTTTATTTCACCAACTCCCATGGAGTAAAGACTGCGGTTTTCACCAAGTTTTTCGTCAGAGGGGAGTTCCACTTTCACTTCGAAAGTGAAATTACCATACTCGATAGCTGGAAGGGGGTTGTACTCCCCGGCGACCCGGAGAGAACCGTGCTCGTTGATAAATCCGGGGCATTCAGAAAGAAGATCGAGCAGTTATGCCAGATCAAACCTGTACTGGATAAAAAGGCCTCGTTCAAGCAGAATTTCCTCGAACTGGCCAACGGAATCATCATGGAGTGGAACGTTCTCAGTAGAAAGGATCTTTTCAGGGCGAGCACGCTGCACAGCATGAATTTACACTATCTCGCCAGGCTTTTTTCGCTGGTGCACGGGAAAACCGACCATCTGTATTCGCCGAGGCTTCTAGAGAAATTCATGAACGAGGATGAGTACAGGAGTTTCTCCGAATGCTTCGCGGGACTGAATTTCGACTCGCTGAGAGAAGCTCTGCAGAAGATGGCACTACTCTCGGCAAAACTCCCGCAGGAGAATGGAGACGCTGACACGGCCAGAGCCAGAAGAGCGATCCTTGAAAGAGTAGTAGAGAGGTCTTACAGGGTGGAAGGTGTAATCACGGATGGAGAGAAGGTGCTTATTATAAAGCATAGTGGAAACGACGGCCGGCCCGACGAATGGCTGCTTCCTGGCGGTGGAAAGGTTGCCGGGGAATCCGACGAAGCGGCGGTGAAGAGAGAGGTTCTCGAAGAAACCTGCCTGGATATCGAGCCTGCGGGTATGATTGCAGAAATCGAGCTGCCGGAGGATGGATTGTATTACTCGGCTAAGATGTTCCACTTCATATATGACGGTTCGGATCCATCACCCGGCTCGGAACCGGAAGACGTGAACGGAAACTACTACACCATCTCGGAGTTAAAGTGGATCGACCTCAGCGATCTATCTTCGATCGCAGCGCGGTACAAAACCTTTCCCCGCATGTCCGAAAGGCTTGAAGCGATAAGAAGTCACCTGCTCAGGATGAATCGCCAGGGTAGAGAAGAGACGGTGTGAAAACCATGTTGGGGGCGATCGTTGGCGATATCGTGGGATCTAGATTCGAGTTCGATAACTACCGAGACAGGGATTTCGAACTGTTCGCCAGGGGCTGCTTTGCCACCGACGACAGCGTGATGACACTCGCAGTTGCAAAGGCTTTGATAGAAACGGAAAGGAGCGTCGATACGTCGATAAACGACTACAGACTGGACGACAATTACCACCGGCTGCTGGGTGAATTGACGATCAGATACATGCGGGAAATTGGGCGAAAATATCCCGATTGCGGTTACGGCGGAATGTTTGCACGCTGGATGTTCAGCGACAACCCAAAGCCGTACAACAGCTTCGGCAATGGAGCGGCCATGCGTATCAGCCCGGCCGGATTTATCGCCCGAACGGAAGCCGAAGCGGTGAGCCTTTCCGAAACGATAACCTCCGTTACGCACAACCACAGGGAAGGCATCAAAGGGGCGGAGGCGACCGTCATCGCCATCTTTTTGGCGCGTCAGGGTTTTTCGAAAGGAGAAATACGCGACAGGATCTCGAAAAGTTACTACCCACTCGATTTCACAATCGACGGGATTAGATCTTCGTACAGGTTCAACGAGATCTGCCAAGAAACAGTGCCTCAGGCCATTGAATGTTTTCTTGAATCTGATTCGTTCGAGGATGCTATTCGCACTTCGATATCTCTCGGTGGCGATAGCGATACGATCGGCGCAATAACCGGTGCGATCGCACATGCGTACTACGGCGTGCCAGCTTATATCGGTGCGAAGGCGCTGACTTTCCTTGATGAAGAACTGAGGGCCATCTACGATGAATGGGAAGTTTTTTTCGGTAGAGATGGCGACCGCGAATACCGGAACGGCCAACCCCGCTAGACTGTTATCTTCGGTCTGGTGACTGCCGTACAGTCGGCTCAAGCGCTCTTGTCAATTGTCTGAACAAAAAGCCCTGCGAGATTCGGGTCGAATTGCTTTCCGGCGCTTTCCTTTATGACCTTAACGGCCATTTTCTTTCTTTCGTCGAAGGGACCGTCTCCCCGGTTAAGTACACGATCATAGGTCTCCGCTATCGATATGATCCTCGCTATCAACGGAATCTGCTCGCCTTCAAGTCCTCTCGGATAGCCTTTACCATCCCATCTTTCGTGGTGGCTGTAGGCGTATTCGGCGAGATCCAGCGTTTCATCGAAGAGATTCAAGATACGGTATCCTACAATAGGATGCTGCCTAACTTTTTCCCGCTCTTCCTCGGTCAAAGACTTCAAATTATCTTTTGACAGCAGACTTTCTTCGAGTACTATTTTACCTATATCGTGCAAATAACCGGCCCGCTTGAGCACGTTGATCTCAGTCTTTGAGAGATTCAGTGTAATTCCTAGCTCTCCGCATAATTGGCTGACGGACAGTGAATGCTGCTTTTCCCTTGGGTACTTTGAATGCAAAGTCTCGATAATCGTGTCGATGATATCTCTGTTAGCCGATTTACGATTGATGGTCTTGTCCTTGTACATCATATTTTCCGCGTTGGCCATCATTTCTTCCAGCGACTGATGGCTGCTCGTTTTCGTGTCTACGCCGAGCGAAACACTACATTTTATCGCTTCAATACGGGCGTTCGAAAAACCGGTCTTGATTAGCGAGAGAACTTTTTCGACCTCTCCTTTATCTGTTTTCGGCAGAAGTATCACGAATTCATCGCCGCCGACGCGTGCTATTACATCGCCATTTCTGCAGGATTGCCTGAGAATATCGGCCGACTTTTTTATAAGTTCGTCTCCAGCGACATGACCGAACACATCGTTTGTCATCTTCAGACCATTTATATCTGCGAAGATCACAGAAAGCGGTAGATTGTCGGGAATGTCTATTTTATCGCGGTTGCTCTCGAAACAACTTCTGTTGTAAAGACCTGTCAACGCGTCATGACAGCTAAGGTATTCGATTTCCGCCTCTCTCTTTTTACGGTCGGTTATATCCGTAAAAGTGATGACTCCACCGACGACCTCGCCGTTTTTTATTTGAGGATACGAACGGTACTCCACATCGAAACAGGTACCGTCGGCCCTCCAGAAAACCTCGTTGGCGGCTTCGAACCCTTTGCCCTGTCCGATCGACATGAAAATCCTGCACTCGTCGATTGGAAAGGGTCTTCCGTCACGATGGCTGTGATGAATCTGCAGGTGCATATTCTTTCCCAACAATTCCTCCTGACTGTTGTATCCCAGCATTCTGATACTGCTGATATTACAGAAGGTGCATTTTCCATCCATATCGATTCCGTAGATCCCTTCTGCGGTTGAGTTCAGAATTAGCTGGAGCTGATTTTTATTTTCTTCCAGCGCCGCGTTTGCGCTGTGGAGTTGCTCTGTTCTCTCCTTTACACTGTCTTCCAGGTTGTTTATGAGAAACTGCATCTTGTCCGCAACCCTGTTCAGGCTTTCCGATATGCTTCCTATTTCGTCGTTTCTTACTATTTCTACACGCCTCGATAAATCCCCCGAAGACAGCGCAGCGGAGACATCGAAGAGCTCCTCTATGGGCCTGATTAGCCTGCCAATGATCATATGATAAGCGACAAACGATACAGCCAGGGCAAAGGCCACGAGAAGGGCTGTCAGATAAACGCTTGCGACCACACTGTTCATGTAAAGCCCTTCGGGGACCGCAGATAACAATATCCAGTCGATGCCAGGCATCTGAATCTCGCGCGCGTTGACAAAAAACTTCTCCTTCCCGCCGCGGTAAGCAAAGACGGATTCCCTGCTCGTTGAGTATTGAGCGTACTCTTGTTGAATATCCCGGTCTTCCATTTCACTTATGGTAGTTCTTTTCAATACACCGTCGGGAAGGACGGAAAAGTTGTCGATCCCCATCGAATTGGCGATTAGCGCGCCCGTGTCTTTTTCGAAAAGAATCGCGTAACCGTTATAATCGTCCATGGTATCCCTGAGAAAGGCTCCGACGCTTGAAAGGAGCATATGCGTTCCCATTACGCCGCGCAGGTTGCCATCTCTGTCGTAAACGGGCCATGCGGCAGAAATGGTGAGATCGTTCATCACGAAATGTTTGTAGATGGGTGAGAAGGCGGGGCCTGCCTCTTTCTGCGCGGCTTTGTACCACGCGCGCGTCCGCGGGTCGAATTTTCCGGCCACGACGACTCGCTCGCCCGCCGTCAGGTCTTCGTTCACCGAATAGTACCAGGAATTGCCCCCGGTAGAAGTGTTGTTCCTCATTATTTCGATAACGCCGTTCTCGTTTCTGCGGGCTCCGTAGTATTCCCCGTTTTCCGTGCCGTAGCTGAAGCTGTATATCTCCTCTCGCTGAGAGCTCAAAACTCCGACGAAAAACTTGTCCCTGAGCTCTTCATCGGACAGGTCGAGAATTCCGTTCTCAATGATCTTTCGATTGACATCGTTGATATGGACAGGCTCTTGCATGAAAGAGACGACTCTGCTGTAGATGCCTTCTCCAACAGTCTCTACAATATTCTCAGCCATTTTTTCTGCCGAGGATAACCATCTATTGAAAATCAGGTATCCGATGCCGCCTATCGATAAAACCAGCGTCAGTATGAACATGATCCTAATTGAATTTTTGATAGAAACATCTTTTCTACTCTTCATAGATCCCATCTTCTCTCATCGACACTTGAAGTGATGCCAATCTCTTTTGAAAACATAACTCAACTTATGCATTTTGACTTAACCAAAAGAAGGAAATAGGACAGGGTCATTGAAAAAGGCATGAAATCATCGTATATTCGTGGTGACGAAACCTTACGAAAGGATGATTTCATGCCCACAACGAATATATCACAGATTATCTCGGATGTCATCGGTTCAGTTCGCTTCCTACGTATAGAGCAGAGAAGGTTTGTTGAAGGGTATTCCTGTGCCCTCTTCCTGTCCGCTCATAAGAACACCAGCAGACTGGCCCCCTTCTGTTCTTCTTCTCAGTCATCCATCTCGAGAATGTTGAGCTCTCAGTCACTCTCCACAAGAGACCTTTCATACGCGAGAGTAGATTACATCTCTAGATTCCTCCAGGAGAATTTTCTCGAGTTCAAGTACATCATTCTGGACGAGACTGTCATGAAGAGGAGAGGAAAGAGAATCGAGAATCTCGGGAGCTTCTACTCAACCATAGAGAATAGAATCGTGAGTGGAGTCTCTCTCTTGAGCGCTATAGGCTGGGTGAAAGATAAACTCTACTTCCCTCTCTTCTCCTCTTTGAGAGACGAAGAGAATCTCACAGACCAGTTCATTCGAATGCTCGAGAGAATCCCCTTCAAAGATACTATCCTCATGATGGATGGAGGAATACTCTGCTCGGAGATATTTCTGAAGGCTATGGAAATGGGTTTCACAGTAATCGGAAGACTCAATCCTGTACTGAATGTTATCTTTCAGGGGCGCAAGCTCCATCTGTCCAAATTGAGAGACAAAACTCGCGGTCTCTCTTCTATCATTGTGAAGATACCCAAATACAACAATGCCACTGTCAAGCTTGTCTTTCATAACACAGACCAAGAGAACAGAATCATCCTCTCAAGCGATACTTCTCTGACCGATTGGGAGATCCTTGAGCATTATAGGAAGAGAAACTACATCGAGACCTACTTCAAAGCAGTCAAGCAGAACTTCGGTCTCAAGGCTCAGGTCTTCTCCTCTACCAGTTTTCAGAAGCATGTAGAGCTTGTCCAGCTTGCCTTCACTACATGGATGATCGCCAACTTCTATCGCTCTGTCAAAGACCAGGTCTCTCTCAGGGATTTCCTTGAACTGATCAAATTCGATTACTTCTTCCAATTAGCTCGAAGCTCTTCCGCTAGCGACTCTTCTATCCACTTCCTTCTTCCTCGCTTTGTTAACTCGAAGTGCATAAGTTGAGATAAGGAGCCTCTCTTGAAACACTGCACGCGCCTAGCTTCTTGATTGAAAAGAGCGTCGGCGACTATTTTTAATTTTTCTCTTCACAATTTTAGCAAAACTATGCCAGCGTTACCGTCGCGTCTACCTTATCGATAAAACTTCGAAGCGGCGTGTCTTATATTTTGCCGCATGGCATAGTTCAAAATGCGGGCAAGTGTTGACACCAACTTTCACAGGGTTTTGAACGGCGGTCATAACGTAATGTGAAGACCAGAGAACCAGCCGGACAAAAACGTACAAAGTCTGGATAAGGAATAAGGGACATCTCCTAACGCTCCTTCCGTAATCTTATCGGTATTTTTGCACCGTATCCAATGAACAAATCGGCAACAATTGAGGTAATCTAGAATAGGGTCATTAAGCACGAACTTCGAGAAGGCAAGAGTAACAACCGTTAGAAATAGTGCCGTTACTCTGGACAGGAGATCATCTCTGCCACCCTTTTTGGGAATCTCCACACTGAACACCTCCTTCATTTTCTGGAAGAGCCTCTCTATCTTCCATCGCTTTTAATATGTCTGCGATGCTTCTCCTTGAAGCTCGAATCCTTCTTTCTCGATCTTCGGGTATTCTCTGAGTGGTCTGCTCCCCTAAAACGAGACAAAGTAAATGATAGACTTACTAAGGGAGGCGAACCAAAATGAAAGGGAAAAAGTACTCAATCGAGAAAATAATCCAGATCCTCTCGGAAGCAAAGATGACCTCAGTGACTGCCGTTTGCAGAAAGTACAACATATGCACAAGCACATACTATCGCTGGCAAGACAACTACAGCGGTCTATCTTCAAATCAGGCAAAAGAAATGGCTGTCCTCAAGGAGGAGAACGAATCCCTAAGA
This portion of the Mesotoga infera genome encodes:
- a CDS encoding transposase; amino-acid sequence: MPTTNISQIISDVIGSVRFLRIEQRRFVEGYSCALFLSAHKNTSRLAPFCSSSQSSISRMLSSQSLSTRDLSYARVDYISRFLQENFLEFKYIILDETVMKRRGKRIENLGSFYSTIENRIVSGVSLLSAIGWVKDKLYFPLFSSLRDEENLTDQFIRMLERIPFKDTILMMDGGILCSEIFLKAMEMGFTVIGRLNPVLNVIFQGRKLHLSKLRDKTRGLSSIIVKIPKYNNATVKLVFHNTDQENRIILSSDTSLTDWEILEHYRKRNYIETYFKAVKQNFGLKAQVFSSTSFQKHVELVQLAFTTWMIANFYRSVKDQVSLRDFLELIKFDYFFQLARSSSASDSSIHFLLPRFVNSKCIS
- a CDS encoding transposase — its product is MKGKKYSIEKIIQILSEAKMTSVTAVCRKYNICTSTYYRWQDNYSGLSSNQAKEMAVLKEENESLRKLVVEKELENQALREFIKKNES